The Flavipsychrobacter sp. genome contains the following window.
ATGAGGAGTTCAAGTTGATACAAGAAAAGATCACAAACCATTTATAATAAATAGAGCCGCTTATTGCGGCTCTATTTATTAGGTGACACCTCTACTTTTCTATTGACACTCCAAGCTTGAGGTTTAGCATCAAATAAAGCTTTTGTCTTAGACCAAGTATCTTTAAAAAAATCAGAGAATCGGTAATGGTCCAAATGCTCCTCACTATCCCAAATGCTATAGGTGAAGAATATATTATCTTGCTTGGCATCCTGCCAAAGCTCTAAGTGGTTACAGCCTTCAAAAGAGCGTATCTTTTCCTTTCTTTCTTCAAAAAGCGCTAAGAAACTATCTATCTCCTCTGCCCTGAAGGTCATTTGTACTATACGTAATATCATTCAAAATCTATCTTAATGGTATTGTATAAAAATTTCTGTTCTCGTTGTAGCTTAAGCCCAAACAGGCTGGCAGCTTTCCCCCTGTTTATTGCGATCTCCAAGTAGCCCGCAGTATTAAAACGGCAAAGCTTTTCTCCTTCACGCACACTACTATAGTGGTCACTTAATTCGGTTATTTCTTCATTTCTCATAAACCGCACTTTAAATCCTCTACCATTGCTCACCTCGTCAAATTCACTTTTTCTAATATTAAGTACTACGTTCTCAAATCGGTCAACATGTATAACTTGACCTTCAATGCTATTAGCACTTACTTTTGGTCTAAGGTTATTGGGTACAACAGATAATTCTGTTGGGGGTAGGTCAATAGGTGTGCCATTAGAAATTTGTTGTGCTACTTGTGCTGCCTGTTTTACCCACTCTGCAAGTGTTCCATTTTTGGGACGGATATAGCATTCCCAAGTAATACCCAAACTTTCACCAAAGGCTAAAGGAAGTATCCCATTATCGGGCGCTAATATGTATTGCTCTTGATGTTTAGTAAGTACTAGACGAGGTGTTTTGCTGGCAAATACATCAAATAGGACTATATGCACCGTATTGGGGTTAAAATGTCCATATGCCGCTACTAAGAGATAAGCTGCTTGCTGAGTATGGAAAGGTTCTATAGTATTGGAGATATCAATAATAGGGATATTCGGAAGGTGTTGCATCAAAATGCCCTTAGCAGTAGCCAAAGAGGCATCCTGCAGTCCAAGATCGGAGAGTAAGGTGATACAACTCATACAATTACAAAAGTAACTTGTTAATGCATAATGTGAAATATTTGATTAAATCAATCGTTATACTAATACTTGTTTAACTTTACCTCTTGCAATAACTATTCAACATGCGTTGTACTCCTGTCATATATATACTCTTATTCTTGCTTGCCAGCACGTCGATGTATAGTTGCAAAAAAGAGCAGCTATTAACTTCGGGAGGGCAGGTTACATTTTCGGTAGATACACTGACTTTCGATACGGTCTTTACCAGCAGAGGGAATGTAACTGCAAGCATAAAAATCTACAATCCACAGAACCAAGCAATAAAATTGTCTAGTGTAGGCTTGTTAAAAGGGGCAAGCTCTTATTTTGATATTAATGTAAATGGTACACCGGGAAATACCGTATCAGATGTTGATATAGCAGCTAAGGATAGTATTTATGTTTTTGCTACGGTAAGTATTGACCCTACCAATCAGAATACGCCGTTTTTAGTAACGGACGAGTTGGTGGCCAACCTAAATGGTAGGGAGTACAAGCTGCCATTGCGAGCATTTGGGCAAAATGCGCATTATATAGTTGACAGTGTTTTAAAAACGCAAACATGGTTGACTGATAAGCCTTATGTCATTTTTAGAAATGCACTAGTAGAAGAAGGGAACACGTTAACCATACCGGCAGGGTGTAGAGTATATGTAAGTGCTAATTCGAGGCTTTTCATAGAGGGGACACTAAGAGTAAATGGTACAAAAACGGATAGTGTAGTTTTTCAAGGAGATAGACTGGATAGGAAATATTTTGGTAATGAGGGGTATCCTGGAGAATGGGGCGGTTTTTATTTTACCTCAAAGAGCCGCAATAGTGAATTGCGTTATGCGATATTAAGGAACTGTGGTAATTCAACCAGCTTAGGAGAAGGTACCTTTACACCTGCAGCTATACAAGTAAACATTGATACCATAAATGACAATAACTATCAGCTAAGGATGTATAATACCATAATTGAAAATTCTATTGGTTATGGTTTGCTTGCCTTTAGCAGTACTGTATATGCAGAAAACTGTTTGATCAATGCATGCGGTGCACAAGCATTTGCTGCTTTTGAAGGAGGTGGGTATGATTTCTTTAATTGTGATTTTATCATCTATGGAGACAATAAAATAAGCCATATAGATAACCCAACTGTAGCATTACTCAACTACAGAGATATTGATAACGTGTCTTATGTTAGTGGGCCTTTAAGAGCTAGTATGACAAACTGTATTGTTTGGGGCTCTTTAGAGAATGAGCTTTTTACTAGGTCTAAGGGGACAGGTACTTATGATGTTACACTGAATAATTGCTTGATCAGACTAAAAGAAACACTGCCTGCTGAGGTGAAGGCAAACAATAATATCCTTAATCAAGACCCTAACTTTACGGATCATAAAAACTGGAACTTTAGGTTAAAATCAGGCTCTCCCGCTATTAATGCAGGAATAACACCGCCAGCGCCTGTAGTAATTAATAGAGACCTGGACGATAAGGCAAGAGACGTACAAATCGATATAGGTTGTTACGAGTTTTAATGCAAGTATTAAGCATAGAGTAATCAATAAAACCTATAAGCATTGCTATACTAAAGAATGTAACTTAGTATACAATGAAAGGATTACTGTTCACAAAATATCTTCCTACAAGTAATAAATCTCCATTTCAGCGACTTCTAGACTTATTTATGGAGTTGCTGCAATATACCAGTGGTGATGCTACAGAGGCTTTAGATTGGCTTACTCAACTAGATAGAGAACACAGGCTTACAGATGATAGTTACGGTATAGGTGACTTTATTGAAGAATTAAAAGAACAGGG
Protein-coding sequences here:
- a CDS encoding antibiotic biosynthesis monooxygenase family protein, whose product is MILRIVQMTFRAEEIDSFLALFEERKEKIRSFEGCNHLELWQDAKQDNIFFTYSIWDSEEHLDHYRFSDFFKDTWSKTKALFDAKPQAWSVNRKVEVSPNK
- a CDS encoding SAM-dependent chlorinase/fluorinase, translated to MSCITLLSDLGLQDASLATAKGILMQHLPNIPIIDISNTIEPFHTQQAAYLLVAAYGHFNPNTVHIVLFDVFASKTPRLVLTKHQEQYILAPDNGILPLAFGESLGITWECYIRPKNGTLAEWVKQAAQVAQQISNGTPIDLPPTELSVVPNNLRPKVSANSIEGQVIHVDRFENVVLNIRKSEFDEVSNGRGFKVRFMRNEEITELSDHYSSVREGEKLCRFNTAGYLEIAINRGKAASLFGLKLQREQKFLYNTIKIDFE
- a CDS encoding choice-of-anchor Q domain-containing protein codes for the protein MRCTPVIYILLFLLASTSMYSCKKEQLLTSGGQVTFSVDTLTFDTVFTSRGNVTASIKIYNPQNQAIKLSSVGLLKGASSYFDINVNGTPGNTVSDVDIAAKDSIYVFATVSIDPTNQNTPFLVTDELVANLNGREYKLPLRAFGQNAHYIVDSVLKTQTWLTDKPYVIFRNALVEEGNTLTIPAGCRVYVSANSRLFIEGTLRVNGTKTDSVVFQGDRLDRKYFGNEGYPGEWGGFYFTSKSRNSELRYAILRNCGNSTSLGEGTFTPAAIQVNIDTINDNNYQLRMYNTIIENSIGYGLLAFSSTVYAENCLINACGAQAFAAFEGGGYDFFNCDFIIYGDNKISHIDNPTVALLNYRDIDNVSYVSGPLRASMTNCIVWGSLENELFTRSKGTGTYDVTLNNCLIRLKETLPAEVKANNNILNQDPNFTDHKNWNFRLKSGSPAINAGITPPAPVVINRDLDDKARDVQIDIGCYEF